From Nicotiana tabacum cultivar K326 chromosome 20, ASM71507v2, whole genome shotgun sequence, one genomic window encodes:
- the LOC142174341 gene encoding uncharacterized protein LOC142174341: MGAVEESMSEDYKVLRTIEIKEIRYQVLNHINDILHSMGHNVNEYQLIPQTIRPSAAAKEAKEIHFERTITVSEDEVQLHKTLNKNQLTAYDVIINRVFSNKAGAFFIDGPGGTGKTFLYRALLATVWSMGYIDLATATSGVAASILPGGRTAHSRFKIPIDVNENVSCNISKQSALASLIRDAKLIVWDEASMANKRMLEVFDLPLKDLMDTNILFGGKVVFFFEVILDKLFPL; encoded by the coding sequence ATGGGAGCAGTTGAAGAGTCTATGTCTGAAGATTATAAAGTGTTACGgactattgaaataaaagaaatccGATATCAAGTTCTGAACCATATCAATGATATTTTGCATTCTATGGGTCACAATGTAAATGAATATCAACTCATCCCACAAACTATTAGGCCTTCCGCAGCAGCGAAAGAAGCAAAAGAGATTCACTTTGAAAGAACTATTACTGTAAGTGAAGATGAAGTACAATTGCATAAGACACTAAATAAAAATCAACTGACAGCATATGATGTAATTATTAATAGAGTATTTTCCAACAAAGCAGGCGCATTTTTCATTGACGGACCAGGAGGAACTGGAAAAACTTTCTTATACCGTGCTTTACTAGCAACTGTATGGTCTATGGGATATATCGATTTGGCAACTGCGACTTCTGGTGTCGCTGCTTCTATTCTCCCTGGTGGGCGTACTGCACATTCACGCTTTAAAATTCCTATTGATGTTAACGAGAATGTCAGTTGCAATATTAGTAAACAAAGCGCACTTGCAAGTTTAATTCGTGATGCAAAATTGATTGTATGGGATGAGGCATCTATGGCAAATAAAAGAATGCTAGAAGTTTTTGATTTGCCACTAAAAGATCTCATGGATACAAATATTTTATTCGGTGGaaaagtagtttttttttttgaggtGATTTTAGACAAACTCTTCCCGTTGtga